A stretch of Schistocerca americana isolate TAMUIC-IGC-003095 chromosome 3, iqSchAmer2.1, whole genome shotgun sequence DNA encodes these proteins:
- the LOC124606518 gene encoding proline-rich extensin-like protein EPR1 codes for MSEESGSSVKVKETGYILLQYPTNPPEKQADYLRSLSSPTLPFTDPPPVTPPPPLNPPPPLNPPPPLNPPPPLNPPLPLNPRPPLKNPPPLKNPLPLKNPPPLKNPPPLKNPPPLKNPPPLKNPPPLKNPPPLNPPPPPNHPPPCKPPLPHNPPPTDPQPRPLPLNPIHCPSTSPPPLNQPTTPQPAHRPSTSPPPLNQPTAPQPAHRPSTSPPPLNQPTAPKPAHRPSTSPPPLNQPTAPQPAHRPSTSPPPLNQPTAPQPAHRPSTSPPPLNQPTAPQPAHRPSTSPPPLNQPISPQPDQLPSTRPTPLNPTNSPQPDQLPSTRPTPLNPTTSPQPDHLPSTRPPPLKPPTSPQPDHLPSTRPPPLNPTT; via the exons CCCACAAATCCCCCAGAAAAACAGGCTGACTACCTTCGTAGCCTGTCCTCCCCCACACTGCCCTTTACTGATCCACCACCTGTAACCCCTCCACCACCCCTTAACCCTCCACCACCACTTAACCCTCCACCACCCCTTAACCCTCCACCACCCCTTAACCCACCACTACCCCTTAACCCTCGACCGCCCCTTAAAAATCCACCGCCCCTTAAAAATCCACTGCCCCTTAAAAATCCACCGCCCCTTAAAAATCCACCGCCCCTTAAAAATCCACCGCCCCTTAAAAATCCACCGCCCCTTAAAAATCCACCGCCCCTTAAAAATCCACCACCCCTTAACCCTCCACCGCCCCCTAACCACCCACCACCTTGTAAACCCCCACTGCCCCATAACCCCCCT CCAACTGACCCACAACCCCGCCCACTGCCCCTCAACCCCATCCACTGCCCCTCAACCAGCCCACCACCCCTCAACCAGCCCACCACCCCTCAACCAGCCCACCGCCCCTCAACCAGCCCACCGCCCCTCAACCAGCCCACCGCCCCTCAACCAGCCCACCGCCCCTCAACCAGCCCACCGCCCCTAAACCAGCCCACCGCCCCTAAACCAGCCCACCGCCCCTCAACCAGCCCACCGCCCCTAAACCAGCCTACCGCCCCTCAACCAGCCCACCGCCCCTCAACCAGCCCACCGCCCCTCAACCAGCCCACCGCCCCTCAACCAGCCCACCGCCCCTCAACCAGCCCACCGCCCCTCAACCAGCCCACCGCCCCTCAACCAGCCCACCGCCCCTCAACCAGCCCACCGCCCCTCAACCAGCCCATCTCCCCTCAACCCGACCAACTCCCCTCAACCCGACCAACTCCCCTCAACCCGACCAACTCCCCTCAACCCGACCAACTCCCCTCAACCCGACCAACTCCCCTCAACCCGACCACCTCCCCTCAACCCGACCACCTCCCCTCAACCCGACCACCTCCCCTCAAGCCGCCCACCTCCCCTCAACCCGACCACCTCCCCTCAACCCGACCACCTCCCCTCAACCCGACCACCTAA
- the LOC124606519 gene encoding acanthoscurrin-2-like codes for MGWRGLWGLLGGGGYWAVGVMGRWGLWGGGGYGAVGVMGRWGLWGSGAYGAVWLMGQWGLWGSGAYGAVVSYGAEGVVGRWGVMGRWGVMGRWGVMGRWGVMGRWGVMGRWGVMGRRGLWGGGGYGAVGVMGRWGLLGSGGYRAVGVIGQWGL; via the coding sequence ATGGGGTGGCGGGGGTTATGGGGGTTATTGGGCGGTGGGGGTTATTGGGCGGTGGGGGTTATGGGGCGGTGGGGGTTATGGGGCGGTGGGGGTTATGGGGCGGTGGGGGTTATGGGGCGGTGGGGGTTATGGGGCAGTGGGGCTTATGGGGCAGTGTGGCTTATGGGGCAGTGGGGCTTATGGGGCAGTGGGGCTTATGGGGCAGTGGTGAGTTATGGGGCGGAAGGGGTTGTGGGGCGGTGGGGAGTTATGGGGCGGTGGGGAGTTATGGGGCGGTGGGGAGTTATGGGGCGGTGGGGAGTTATGGGGCGGTGGGGAGTTATGGGGCGGTGGGGAGTTATGGGGCGGAGGGGGTTATGGGGCGGTGGGGGTTATGGGGCGGTGGGGGTTATGGGGCGGTGGGGGTTATTGGGCAGTGGGGGTTATAGGGCAGTGGGGGTTATAGGGCAGTGGGGGTTATAG
- the LOC124606520 gene encoding glycine-rich cell wall structural protein 1.8-like, whose translation MRAGGEGGGQKGMRAGGEEGGEKGMRAGGEEGGEKGMRAGGEEGGQKGMRAGGEEGGQKGMRAGGEGGGQKGMRAGGEGGGQKGMRAGGEGGGQKGMRAVGEGGGEKGMRAGGEGGGEKRMTAGGEEGGQKGMRAGGEEGGQKGMRAGGEEGGQKGMRAGGEEGGQKGMRAGGEEGGQKGMRAGGEGGQKGMRAGGRRRRPERNEGRGRRRRPERNEGRGRRRRAGGEGGGQKGMRAGGEGGGQKGMRAGGEGGGEKGMRAGGEGGGEKGMRAGGEGGGEKGMRAGGEGGGEKGMRAGGEGGGEKGMRAGGEGGFEKGMRAVGEGGVEKGMRAVGEGGVEKGMRAGGEEGGEKGITVGGEEGGDK comes from the coding sequence ATGAGGgcagggggagaaggaggaggccAGAAAGGAATGAGGGCAGGGGGAGAAGAAGGAGGCGAGAAAGGAATGAGGGCAGGGGGAGAAGAAGGAGGCGAGAAAGGAATGAGGGCAGGGGGAGAAGAAGGAGGCCAGAAAGGAATGAGGGCAGGGGGAGAAGAAGGAGGCCAGAAAGGAATGAGGgcagggggagaaggaggaggccagaaaggaatgagggcagggggagaaggaggaggccagaaaggaatgagggcagggggagaaggaggaggccAGAAAGGAATGAGGGCAGTGGGAGAAGGAGGAGGCGAGAAAGGAATGAGGgcagggggagaaggaggaggcgaGAAAAGAATGACGGCAGGGGGAGAAGAAGGAGGCCAGAAAGGAATGAGGGCAGGGGGAGAAGAAGGAGGCCAGAAAGGAATGAGGGCAGGGGGAGAAGAAGGAGGCCAGAAAGGAATGAGGGCAGGGGGAGAAGAAGGAGGCCAGAAAGGAATGAGGGCAGGGGGAGAAGAAGGAGGCCAGAAAGGAATGAGGGCAGGGGGAGAAGGAGGCCAGAAAGGAATGAGGGCAGGGGGGAGAAGAAGGAGGCCAGAAAGGAATGAGGGCAGGGGGAGAAGAAGGAGGCCAGAAAGGAATGAGGgcagggggagaaggaggagggcagggggagaaggaggaggccagaaaggaatgagggcagggggagaaggaggaggccagaaaggaatgagggcagggggagaaggaggaggcgagaaaggaatgagggcagggggagaaggaggaggcgagaaaggaatgagggcagggggagaaggaggaggcgagaaaggaatgagggcagggggagaaggaggaggcgagaaaggaatgagggcagggggagaaggaggaggcgaGAAAGGAATGAGGGCAGGGGGAGAAGGAGGATTCGAGAAAGGAATGAGGGCAGTGGGAGAAGGAGGAGTCGAGAAAGGAATGAGGGCAGTGGGAGAAGGAGGAGTCGAGAAAGGAATGAGGGCAGGGGGAGAAGAAGGAGGCGAGAAAGGAATAACAGTAGGGGGAGAAGAAGGAGGTGATAAATGA
- the LOC124606521 gene encoding circumsporozoite protein-like gives MRKERGQGKRRRRGRKEGKGEGGGQKGMRAGGEGGGQKGMRAGGEEGGQKGMRAGGEEGAQEGMRAGGERGGQKGMRAEGEEGGQKGMRAGGEEGGQKGMRAGGEEGGQKGMRAGGEEGGQKGMRAGGEEGGQKGMRAGGEEGGQKGMRAGGEEGGQKGMRAGGEEGGQKGMSAGGEEGGQKGMRAGGEEGGQKGMRAGGEGGGEKGMRAGGEGGGEKGKRVREK, from the coding sequence ATGAGAAAGGAAAGAGGGCAGGGGAAAAGAAGGAGGCGAGGAAGGAAAGAGGGCAAGGGAGAAGGAGGAGGCCAGAAAGGAATGAGGgcagggggagaaggaggaggccAGAAAGGAATGAGGGCAGGGGGAGAAGAAGGAGGCCAGAAAGGAATGAGGGCAGGGGGAGAAGAAGGAGCCCAGGAAGGAATGAGGGCAGGGGGAGAACGAGGAGGCCAGAAAGGAATGAGAGCAGAGGGAGAAGAAGGAGGCCAGAAAGGAATGAGGGCAGGGGGAGAAGAAGGGGGCCAGAAAGGAATGAGGGCAGGGGGAGAAGAAGGGGGCCAGAAAGGAATGAGGGCAGGGGGAGAAGAAGGGGGCCAGAAAGGAATGAGGGCAGGGGGAGAAGAAGGAGGCCAGAAAGGAATGAGGGCAGGGGGAGAAGAAGGAGGCCAGAAAGGAATGAGGGCAGGGGGAGAAGAAGGAGGCCAGAAAGGAATGAGGGCAGGGGGAGAAGAAGGAGGCCAGAAAGGAATGAGTGCAGGGGGAGAAGAAGGAGGCCAGAAAGGAATGAGGGCAGGGGGAGAAGAAGGAGGCCAGAAAGGAATGAGGgcagggggagaaggaggaggcgagaaaggaatgagggcagggggagaaggaggaggcgaGAAAGGAAAGAGGGTAAGGGAAAAATAA
- the LOC124606523 gene encoding TATA-binding protein-associated factor 2N-like — protein sequence MGREAGQGGDKGARGRQGGQGGDKGGNEATRGARRRQGGQGGDKGGKEATRGARRRQGGQGGDKGGKEATRGARRRQGGQGGDKGGKEATRGARRRQGGQGGDKGGKEATRGARRRQGGQGGDKGGKEATRGARRRQGGQGGDKGGKEATRGARRRQGGQGGDKGGKEATRGQGGDKGAWREAGHRGEKRDKGVIRGKRSKRERKEDGVEKGSEKGKRTGVEKGSEKGKRTEVEKGSEKGKRTGVEKGSEKGKRTGVEKGSEKGERTGVEKGSVKGKRTGVEKGSVKGKRTGVEKGSEKGKTTGVEKGKTTGVEKGSEKGKRTGVEKGSEKGKGTGAEK from the exons ATGGGGCGAGAGGCGGGGCAAGGGGGTGACAAGGGGGCAAGGGGGCGACAAGGGGGGCAAGGAGGCGACAAGGGGGGCAATGAGGCGACAAGGGGGGCAAGGAGGCGACAAGGGGGGCAAGGAGGCGACAAGGGGGGCAAGGAGGCGACAAGGGGGGCAAGGAGGCGACAAGGGGGGCAAGGAGGCGACAAGGGGGGCAAGGAGGCGACAAGGGGGGCAAGGAGGCGACAAGGGGGGCAAGGAGGCGACAAGGGGGGCAAGGAGGCGACAAGGGGGGCAAGGAGGCGACAAGGGGGGCAAGGAGGCGACAAGGGGGGCAAGGAGGCGACAAGGGGGGCAAGGAGGCGACAAGGGGGGCAAGGAGGCGACAAGGGGGGCAAGGAGGCGACAAGGGGGGCAAGGAGGCGACAAGGGGGGCAAGGAGGCGACAAGGGGGGCAAGGAGGCGACAAGGGGGGCAAGGAGGCGACAAGGGGGGCAAGGAGGCGACAAGGGGGGCAAGGAGGCGACAAGGGGGCAAGGAGGCGACAAGGGGGCATGGCGAGAGGCGGGGCACAGAG GCGAGAAGAGAGACAAGGGGGTGATAAGGGGCAAAAGAAGTAAACGAGAAAGGAAAGAGGACGGGGTGGAGAAAGGAAgtgagaaaggaaagaggacagGGGTGGAGAAAGGAAgtgagaaaggaaagaggacagAGGTGGAGAAAGGAAgtgagaaaggaaagaggacagGGGTCGAGAAAGGAAgtgagaaaggaaagaggacagGGGTCGAGAAAGGAAGTGAGAAAGGAGAGAGGACAGGGGTCGAGAAAGGAAGTGTGAAAGGAAAGAGGACAGGGGTCGAGAAAGGAAGTGTGAAAGGAAAGAGGACAGGGGTGGAGAAAGGAAGTGAGAAAGGAAAGACGACAGGGGTGGAGAAAGGAAAGACGACAGGGGTGGAGAAAGGAAgtgagaaaggaaagaggacagGGGTGGAGAAAGGAAGTGAGAAAGGAAAGGGGACAGGGGCGGAAAAATGA
- the LOC124606524 gene encoding protein qua-1-like has product MEGFKEEVDTTRREGATTTRREGGNDDAEGGGNDDAEGGGNDDAEGGGNDDAEGGANDGDGSGKDGDGSGKDGDGSGKDGDGSGKDGDGSGKDGDGSGKDGDGSGKDGDGSGKDGDGSGKDNGAGNKKRGGSIKDSGESNEDTDGTNKDSGEVNEDKGESNKDMGGRNNVRRGNEAKKGRPGRANDVEKGLVPWRRNVVEYLGMRRYGLQGT; this is encoded by the exons ATGGAGGGGTTCAAAGAGGAAGTGGAT ACGACGCGGAGGGAGGGGGCAACGACGACGCGGAGGGAGGGGGGCAACGACGACGCGGAGGGAGGGGGCAACGACGACGCGGAGGGAGGGGGCAACGACGACGCGGAGGGAGGGGGCAACGACGACGCGGAGGGAGGGGCCAACGACGGAGACGGTAGCGGCAAGGACGGAGACGGTAGCGGCAAGGACGGAGACGGTAGCGGCAAGGACGGAGACGGTAGCGGCAAGGACGGAGACGGTAGCGGCAAGGACGGAGACGGTAGCGGCAAGGACGGAGACGGTAGCGGCAAGGACGGAGACGGTAGCGGCAAGGACGGAGACGGTAGCGGCAAGGACAATGGAGCAGGCAACAAGAAGAGAGGTGGTAGCATCAAGGACAGTGGAGAGAGTAATGAGGATACTGATGGCACAAACAAGGACAGTGGAGAGGTCAATGAGGACAAGGGTGAGAGCAACAAGGACATGGGAGGAAGAAACAACGTCAGGAGGGGGAATGAGGCGAAAAAGGGTCGACCTGGGCGTGCAAACGATGTCGAAAAGGGTCTAGTACCCTGGAGGAGAAATGTGGTGGAATATTTGGGGATGAGGAGATATGGTCTACAAGGGACATGA